A section of the Pseudomonas tritici genome encodes:
- the fliN gene encoding flagellar motor switch protein FliN, with amino-acid sequence MATEHENTSAEDQALADEWAAALEETGDVGQDDIDALLAADAATAPAGNRLQMEEFGSVPKNNEPVTLDGPNLDVILDIPVSISMEVGSTEINIRNLLQLNQGSVIELDRLAGEPLDVLVNGTLIAHGEVVVVNEKFGIRLTDVISPSERIKKLR; translated from the coding sequence ATGGCTACCGAACACGAAAACACTTCCGCCGAAGACCAGGCCCTGGCTGACGAATGGGCGGCTGCCCTGGAAGAAACCGGCGATGTTGGCCAAGACGATATCGATGCGCTGCTGGCCGCTGACGCCGCCACTGCACCGGCCGGCAATCGCCTGCAAATGGAAGAATTCGGCAGCGTGCCGAAGAACAACGAACCGGTGACCCTCGACGGCCCGAACCTGGATGTGATTCTCGACATTCCGGTGTCGATCTCCATGGAAGTCGGCAGCACCGAAATCAACATCCGCAACCTGCTGCAACTCAACCAGGGCTCGGTCATCGAGCTCGACCGCCTGGCCGGCGAGCCGCTGGACGTGCTGGTGAACGGCACGCTGATTGCTCACGGCGAAGTGGTCGTGGTCAACGAAAAGTTCGGTATTCGCCTGACGGACGTGATCAGCCCGAGCGAACGCATCAAGAAGTTGCGCTGA
- the fliO gene encoding flagellar biosynthetic protein FliO: MKRLIVGLLVALPLDAWAAEPVAQAAAAPVGSVGGQLTQLVLGLLLVVGLIFALAWLMRRVQRVGPGNGQVIEMIGSRALGPRDRLVLVQVGEEQILLGITPGRITPLHVLKTPVNVDSSKPATPEFAQRLMELLGKDQKDKK, encoded by the coding sequence ATGAAACGGCTGATCGTGGGACTGTTAGTCGCATTGCCCCTGGACGCCTGGGCTGCTGAGCCGGTGGCCCAGGCCGCCGCTGCGCCCGTGGGCAGTGTCGGCGGGCAGCTCACTCAGCTGGTGCTGGGCCTGTTGCTGGTGGTCGGCTTGATTTTTGCGCTGGCCTGGCTGATGCGCCGCGTACAGCGCGTGGGCCCGGGCAACGGCCAGGTGATCGAAATGATCGGCTCCCGCGCCCTCGGCCCGCGTGATCGGCTGGTGCTGGTGCAAGTGGGTGAGGAACAGATCCTGCTGGGCATTACCCCCGGACGTATCACCCCGCTGCACGTGCTCAAGACGCCGGTGAACGTGGACTCGTCCAAGCCCGCCACGCCAGAATTCGCCCAGCGCCTGATGGAGTTGCTGGGCAAGGATCAGAAGGATAAGAAGTAA
- the fliM gene encoding flagellar motor switch protein FliM — protein sequence MAVQDLLSQDEIDALLHGVDDGLVQTEMAAEPGSVKSYDLTSQDRIVRGRMPTLEMINERFARYTRISMFNMLRRSADVAVGGVQVMKFGEYVHSLYVPTSLNLVKIKPLRGTALFILDAKLVFKLVDNFFGGDGRHAKIEGREFTPTELRVVRMVLEQAFIDLKEAWQAIMEVNFEYINSEVNPAMANIVGPSEAIVVSTFHIELDGGGGDLHVTMPYSMIEPVREMLDAGFQSDLDDQDERWVKALREDLLDVDVPLSATVARRQLRLRDILHMQPGDIIPVELPEEMIMRANGVPSFKVKLGSHKGNLALQVVEPINRR from the coding sequence ATGGCCGTGCAAGACCTGCTGTCCCAGGATGAAATCGACGCGCTGCTGCATGGTGTCGACGATGGTCTGGTACAGACCGAAATGGCTGCCGAGCCCGGCAGCGTCAAAAGTTATGACCTCACCAGCCAGGATCGCATCGTCCGTGGACGCATGCCGACCCTGGAGATGATCAACGAACGTTTCGCCCGTTACACCCGCATCAGCATGTTCAACATGTTGCGCCGTTCGGCGGACGTGGCGGTGGGCGGTGTGCAGGTGATGAAGTTCGGCGAGTACGTGCATTCGCTGTACGTGCCCACCAGCCTCAACCTGGTCAAGATCAAGCCGCTGCGCGGCACTGCGCTGTTCATCCTTGACGCCAAGCTGGTGTTCAAGCTGGTGGACAACTTCTTCGGGGGCGACGGCCGTCACGCCAAGATCGAAGGCCGTGAGTTCACCCCCACCGAGCTTCGGGTGGTGCGCATGGTGCTGGAGCAAGCCTTCATCGACTTGAAGGAAGCCTGGCAGGCGATCATGGAAGTCAATTTCGAGTACATCAACTCGGAAGTGAACCCGGCCATGGCCAACATCGTCGGCCCCAGCGAAGCCATTGTGGTGTCGACGTTCCACATCGAACTCGATGGCGGCGGCGGCGACCTGCACGTGACCATGCCGTACTCGATGATCGAGCCGGTGCGCGAAATGCTCGACGCTGGCTTCCAGTCCGACCTGGACGACCAGGACGAGCGCTGGGTCAAGGCCCTGCGCGAAGACCTGCTGGACGTCGACGTACCGCTGAGCGCCACCGTGGCCCGTCGCCAGTTGCGTCTGCGCGATATTTTGCACATGCAGCCGGGGGACATCATCCCTGTCGAATTGCCGGAAGAAATGATCATGCGCGCCAACGGCGTGCCGTCGTTCAAGGTCAAGCTCGGTTCCCACAAGGGCAACCTGGCACTGCAAGTGGTCGAGCCGATCAACCGTCGCTGA
- a CDS encoding flagellar hook-length control protein FliK yields the protein MPVAPNSLLQAAPAAKPQAPVANPPAAAATPRDTGPGFAQVFASQGAKPTVKADDNSPKPTAGKSSDTSAKPAAGNDKPAASTPAVADSGKPLPATPPAKTDDSASKDDDAPADPTLVQQPPADPVVDPALIATVTPVAVPVIPVETPAPVTTAKDDKAQPVVAAPIAATEEAKPAFDPQADPLDAMPAVRLAMEQGGHVSASSQAQAKAAPAPTQDQPTAAQNFAAGLATMVDQQATKDSTDQGGDKAFSGLIEDGLKDLKNASSDTRVDDFANRLAALTQAATPKTANALPPVTNAPLAMHQSGWTDEIVNRVMYLSSANLKSAEIQLQPAELGRLDIKVNMTADQQAQVNFMSAHPVVREALESQSGRLREMFAQQGMGQVDVNVSDQSRGQEQQQQQAQTRGVGGASGRGDSGDNGAHVDVAEAVAPVTSTVIGSSAVDYYA from the coding sequence ATGCCAGTCGCCCCGAATTCGCTCCTTCAGGCTGCCCCTGCGGCCAAGCCTCAAGCACCCGTCGCCAACCCACCGGCAGCGGCTGCGACCCCACGGGACACGGGCCCTGGCTTCGCTCAAGTGTTCGCCAGCCAAGGCGCCAAACCCACGGTCAAGGCCGACGATAACTCGCCCAAACCCACTGCCGGCAAGTCTTCGGATACAAGTGCCAAACCCGCAGCGGGCAACGACAAACCTGCCGCCAGCACGCCAGCAGTTGCCGATAGCGGCAAACCCTTGCCTGCCACCCCGCCGGCGAAGACCGACGACTCTGCCAGCAAAGACGATGACGCACCGGCCGACCCGACCCTCGTGCAGCAGCCTCCGGCTGATCCGGTGGTCGACCCGGCATTGATTGCCACCGTCACCCCGGTGGCTGTGCCGGTAATACCGGTAGAAACCCCGGCGCCCGTGACCACCGCCAAGGATGACAAGGCTCAGCCGGTAGTCGCGGCACCGATCGCAGCAACCGAGGAGGCCAAGCCGGCCTTCGACCCGCAAGCGGATCCCCTGGATGCCATGCCGGCCGTGCGCCTGGCGATGGAGCAGGGCGGTCATGTCTCAGCCAGCAGCCAGGCGCAGGCGAAAGCGGCCCCGGCCCCGACCCAGGATCAACCGACCGCCGCACAGAATTTCGCTGCTGGCCTGGCCACTATGGTCGACCAGCAAGCCACCAAGGACAGCACTGACCAAGGCGGCGACAAAGCGTTCAGCGGGCTGATCGAAGATGGCCTCAAGGATCTGAAGAACGCCAGCAGCGACACCCGTGTCGATGACTTCGCCAACCGCTTGGCCGCGTTGACTCAAGCCGCCACGCCGAAAACCGCGAATGCCTTGCCGCCGGTGACCAATGCGCCATTGGCCATGCACCAGAGCGGCTGGACCGACGAAATCGTCAACCGCGTGATGTACCTGTCCAGCGCCAACCTCAAGTCGGCGGAGATCCAGTTGCAACCGGCTGAGCTCGGCCGTCTGGATATCAAGGTCAACATGACCGCCGACCAGCAAGCCCAGGTCAACTTCATGAGCGCCCACCCGGTGGTGCGCGAGGCGCTGGAAAGCCAGTCGGGCCGTTTGCGGGAGATGTTTGCCCAGCAGGGCATGGGGCAGGTGGATGTGAACGTGTCTGATCAATCGCGGGGGCAGGAACAACAACAGCAGCAAGCTCAGACCCGTGGAGTGGGCGGCGCCAGCGGGCGTGGTGACAGCGGCGACAACGGCGCTCACGTTGACGTGGCTGAAGCTGTCGCGCCCGTGACCTCTACGGTGATCGGCTCCAGCGCTGTCGATTACTACGCCTGA
- the fliP gene encoding flagellar type III secretion system pore protein FliP (The bacterial flagellar biogenesis protein FliP forms a type III secretion system (T3SS)-type pore required for flagellar assembly.), protein MRVLLTLMLLLAAPLAFGADPLSIPAITLGTNADGAQEYSVSLQILLIMTALSFIPAFVMLMTSFTRIIIVFSILRQALGLQQTPSNQILTGMALFLTMFIMAPVFDKVNQQALQPYLAEKMTAQDAIDKAQVPIKDFMLSQTRSSDLELFMRLSKRTDIATPDQAPLTILVPAFVTSELKTAFQIGFMIFIPFLIIDLVVASVLMAMGMMMLSPLIISLPFKIMLFVLVDGWALIIGTLAGSFGGV, encoded by the coding sequence ATGCGCGTTTTATTGACGCTCATGCTGTTGCTGGCCGCGCCATTGGCGTTTGGCGCCGACCCGCTGTCGATCCCGGCTATTACGCTGGGCACCAACGCGGACGGGGCGCAGGAGTATTCGGTCAGCCTGCAGATCCTGCTGATCATGACCGCGCTGAGCTTTATCCCGGCGTTTGTCATGCTGATGACCAGCTTCACGCGGATCATCATCGTGTTCTCCATCCTGCGCCAGGCCCTGGGCCTGCAACAGACGCCGTCGAACCAGATCCTGACCGGCATGGCATTGTTCTTGACGATGTTCATCATGGCGCCGGTGTTCGACAAGGTGAACCAACAAGCGCTGCAACCGTACCTGGCAGAGAAAATGACCGCCCAGGATGCGATCGACAAAGCCCAGGTCCCGATCAAGGATTTCATGCTGTCGCAGACCCGCTCCAGCGACCTTGAGCTGTTCATGCGCCTGTCCAAGCGTACCGACATCGCTACGCCGGACCAGGCGCCGCTGACCATCCTGGTGCCGGCGTTTGTCACGTCCGAGTTGAAGACCGCGTTCCAGATCGGCTTCATGATCTTTATTCCGTTCCTGATCATCGACCTGGTGGTGGCGAGCGTGCTGATGGCGATGGGTATGATGATGCTGTCGCCGCTGATCATCTCGTTGCCGTTCAAAATCATGCTGTTTGTGTTGGTGGACGGCTGGGCGCTGATTATCGGCACCCTGGCCGGCAGTTTCGGCGGGGTATAG
- the fliR gene encoding flagellar biosynthetic protein FliR: MQSLLALTDTQISTWVASFILPLFRVTAMLMAMPVFGTTLVPRRVRLYFAVAITVVIVPGLPPMPPVNAIDLSALLLIAEQVLIGAMLGFSLSLFFQAFVIAGQIISIQMGMGFASMVDPTNGVSAAVIGQFLTMLVTLLFLAMNGHLVAFEVLTESFTTLPVGSGLVVNHFWEIVGRLGWVLGASLLLVLPAITALLVVNIAFGVMTRAAPQLNIFSIGFPLTLVLGMGIFWVGLADILNQYQPLATDALQFLRDLARAR, encoded by the coding sequence ATGCAGTCTTTGCTGGCATTGACCGACACCCAGATCAGCACCTGGGTGGCTTCCTTCATCCTGCCACTGTTTCGCGTAACGGCGATGTTGATGGCCATGCCGGTGTTCGGCACGACCCTGGTGCCACGGCGCGTGCGCCTGTACTTTGCGGTGGCGATCACCGTGGTGATCGTGCCGGGTTTGCCGCCGATGCCGCCGGTCAATGCCATTGACCTCAGCGCACTGCTGCTGATTGCCGAGCAGGTCCTGATCGGCGCGATGTTGGGGTTCTCCCTCTCGCTGTTTTTCCAGGCCTTTGTCATAGCCGGGCAAATCATCTCGATCCAGATGGGCATGGGCTTCGCGTCCATGGTCGACCCTACCAACGGTGTGTCGGCGGCGGTGATCGGGCAGTTCCTGACCATGCTGGTGACCCTGCTGTTCCTGGCGATGAATGGGCACTTGGTGGCGTTCGAGGTGTTGACCGAGAGCTTCACCACCTTGCCGGTCGGCTCGGGGCTGGTGGTCAATCACTTCTGGGAAATCGTCGGGCGCCTCGGTTGGGTGTTGGGCGCCTCGCTGTTGCTGGTGCTGCCGGCGATCACCGCGTTGCTGGTGGTCAACATTGCGTTTGGCGTGATGACCCGCGCGGCGCCACAACTGAACATTTTCTCGATCGGTTTCCCATTGACCCTGGTGTTGGGCATGGGGATTTTCTGGGTCGGCCTGGCTGACATTCTCAATCAGTATCAACCGCTGGCGACCGACGCCCTGCAGTTCTTACGTGATCTGGCACGGGCGCGCTGA
- the fliQ gene encoding flagellar biosynthesis protein FliQ: MTPEVAVDLFREALWLTTVMVAVLVVPSLLVGLLVAMFQAATQINEQTLSFLPRLLVMLVTLIVAGPWLVQTFMEYILQLYGSIPQLIG, from the coding sequence ATGACACCTGAAGTTGCCGTCGACCTGTTCCGTGAAGCGTTGTGGCTGACCACCGTGATGGTCGCCGTGCTGGTAGTCCCAAGCCTGTTGGTGGGCCTGCTGGTGGCGATGTTCCAGGCCGCGACCCAGATCAACGAGCAGACCTTGAGCTTTTTGCCGCGCCTGCTGGTGATGCTGGTCACGCTGATCGTTGCCGGCCCGTGGCTGGTACAGACCTTCATGGAATACATCCTGCAGTTGTACGGCAGTATTCCGCAGTTGATCGGCTGA
- the fliL gene encoding flagellar basal body-associated protein FliL, producing the protein MAKSDDAAKPPAGKGKLKLILLIVVGLLLAIGASVGGTWYIMHSSAAKPAAPAETASNVKQPAIFEPMLPAFVANFNQNGRQRYLQVSITLLARNQSDLDALKVHMPVIRNNLVMLFSGQSFDTLATPVGQEMLRQKVTASVQEVAQKELGKVVIEQALFTNFVLQ; encoded by the coding sequence ATGGCGAAGAGCGACGACGCAGCAAAACCACCCGCAGGCAAAGGTAAGCTCAAGCTTATCCTGTTGATAGTCGTGGGCCTGCTCCTGGCCATCGGCGCCTCGGTGGGTGGCACCTGGTACATCATGCACAGCAGCGCCGCCAAACCGGCAGCCCCCGCTGAAACCGCCAGTAACGTCAAGCAACCGGCAATCTTCGAGCCGATGCTTCCGGCCTTTGTCGCCAACTTCAATCAGAACGGTCGTCAACGCTACCTGCAGGTGAGCATCACCTTGCTGGCGCGTAACCAGTCGGACCTGGATGCCCTCAAGGTGCATATGCCAGTGATCCGCAACAACCTGGTGATGCTGTTCTCCGGCCAGAGCTTCGACACGCTCGCCACCCCGGTAGGCCAGGAAATGCTGCGCCAGAAGGTCACTGCCAGTGTGCAGGAAGTGGCCCAGAAGGAACTCGGCAAAGTCGTGATCGAACAGGCGCTCTTCACTAACTTCGTATTGCAGTAG
- a CDS encoding Hpt domain-containing protein, whose protein sequence is MVDLHLDPDVLSGLQEVMEGEYPKLLDTFLDDSQKRVEALRKARDDAKALGRIAHSFKGSSGNLGAVRLAQLCQRLEVESVGPAVGDLGELVDQIDREFALVKPMYESERQRFGV, encoded by the coding sequence GTGGTTGATCTACATCTGGACCCGGATGTGTTGTCGGGTTTGCAGGAAGTCATGGAGGGTGAGTATCCCAAATTGCTTGATACCTTTCTCGATGATTCCCAGAAGCGTGTCGAGGCGCTGCGCAAGGCTAGGGATGATGCGAAGGCGTTGGGGCGGATTGCGCATAGCTTCAAGGGGAGCAGTGGGAACCTTGGGGCGGTGCGGTTGGCACAGTTGTGTCAGCGGTTGGAGGTTGAATCGGTTGGACCTGCGGTTGGGGATTTGGGCGAGTTGGTGGATCAGATTGATCGTGAGTTTGCTTTGGTTAAGCCGATGTATGAGTCGGAGCGGCAGCGGTTTGGGGTTTGA